A genomic region of Glycine max cultivar Williams 82 chromosome 15, Glycine_max_v4.0, whole genome shotgun sequence contains the following coding sequences:
- the LOC100816007 gene encoding transcriptional corepressor LEUNIG isoform X7, protein MAMPPIDRWDADKILRLYLHDYMVKRGMHNAAEIFKKEAQVPDHPVYMNFLDSVVDSPDGFLHEWWSIFYEVFTSRQGKDQETGQGSSSKLVPMMTQNARNDAPPKIPQISMSEHRTPQFQVNSSFNNMMTQPAVCVIPSIMYNKEERLGYLPENVEPSLHDVINSNLTFLSGTSSNYPLQDVVGKQAQKQVFKDSGIGMSVERDIPRDPLDVMQKSMLPLDGLHETKANEALNIVPLNGWPINNQVLTSSLQPPNCRQKCQMLKTQNQDAILAQAIAGTSKNQTSTVPENSSKCNTTKISEIESSDKDKQMINQMITTVEHQHQQDQQIQAQSQNVENCEDTANGKPMDENVESFLSLENEHADHKIAPFSNLKRTSATCRNEKKGFSFEEVGCLHSSKSKVLSSHFSSDGKVLASAGHEKKVFIWNMENFDCVTTTETHSLLVTDVRFRSGSTIFATSSFDRSVRLWDAARPTSSLLKLTGHAEQVMSLDFHPRKVDLLCSCDSNDVIRLWNINQGVCMHISKGGSKQVRFQPCFGKFLATATGNNIKIFDVETDSLLYNLEGHVKDVRSICWDKNGNYVASVSEDSARIWSSDGQCISELHSTGNKFQSCIFHPEYHNLLVIGGYQSLELWSPAESSKTWAVHAHKGLIAGLADSPENEMVASASHDHCVKLWK, encoded by the exons ATGGCCATGCCTCCCATTGATCGCTGGGACGCTGATAAAAT ACTTCGATTATATTTGCATGATTATATGGTCAAAAGGGGAATGCACAACGCCGCTGAGATTTTCAAGAAGGAAGCACAAGTTCCCGATCACCCTGTTT ACATGAATTTTTTAGATTCAGTGGTTGATTCTCCAGATGGATTCCTGCATGAATGGTGGTCTATTTTCTATGAGGTATTTACCTCTAGGCAAGGGAAGGACCAAGAGACCGGGCAAGGGTCCTCTAGTAAGCTG GTCCCAATGATGACACAAAACGCAAGGAATGATGCTCCTCCTAAAATCCCTCAAATATCAATGAGTGAGCACAGAACTCCACAATTTCAAGTCAACTCCAGCTTTAACAACATGATGACTCAACCAGCCGTTTGTGTAATTCCTTCAATAATGTACAATAAAGAAGAGCGTCTTGGATATCTGCCCGAAAATGTTGAACCAAGTTTGCATGATGTTATAAATAGTAACCTGACGTTCTTGTCAGGGACTAGTTCAAA TTATCCACTGCAAGATGTAGTAGGCAAGCAGGCCCAGAAGCAAGTCTTTAAG gaTAGTGGAATTGGCATGAGTGTGGAGAGGGATATACCTAGGGACCCACTGGATGTAATGCAAAAATCAATGCTTCCTTTAGATGGACTTCATGAAACAA AAGCCAATGAAGCTCTCAATATAGTACCACTAAATGGATGGCCAATAAAT AACCAAGTACTAACTTCATCTTTGCAACCACCAAATTGTCGACAGAAGTGTCAAATGTTGAAAACGCAAAATCAGGATGCAATCCTTGCTCAAGCAATTGCAGGTACTTCAAAAAATCAGACTTCCACAGTTCCTGAAAACTCTAGCAAATGCAATACAACGAAGATTTCTGAGATTGAATCAAGTGATAAGGATAAGCAG ATGATAAACCAAATGATTACAACTGTAGAACATCAACACCAGCAGGATCAACAAATTCAGGCGCAATCCCAGAATGTTGAG AACTGTGAGGATACAGCCAATGGAAAACCCATGGATGAAAATGTGGAGTCTTTCCTGTCTTTAGAAAATGAACATGCTGATCATAAAATTGCACCTTTCAGCAATCTGAAACGAACTTCAGCTACAtgcagaaatgaaaagaaag GTTTTTCTTTCGAAGAGGTTGGTTGCCTTCATTCAAGCAAAAGCAAGGTTTTGTCTAGCCATTTTTCATCAGATGGAAAAGTTTTGGCAAGTGCTGGACATGAGAAGAAG GTTTTCATTTGGAACATGGAAAATTTTGATTGTGTAACTACTACAGAAACACATTCACTTCTTGTTACAGATGTTAGGTTTAGATCAGGTTCAACTATCTTTGCAACTTCTTCCTTTGATAGATCTGTGAGACTATGGGATGCTGCCAGA CCAACCAGTTCTCTGCTCAAACTTACTGGGCATGCCGAACAAGTAATGTCATTGGACTTCcacccaagaaaagtggacctTCTTTGCTCATGTGATAGCAACGATGTAATTCGACTGTGGAATATCAATCAAGGTGTTTGCATGCATATATCTAAG GGAGGTAGTAAACAGGTCAGGTTCCAGCCTTGTTTTGGGAAGTTTTTGGCTACTGCCACAggaaataatatcaaaatatttgatGTGGAGACCGACAGTCTTCTGTACAATCTAGAG GGACATGTTAAAGATGTTCGTTCCATTTGTTGGGATAAAAATGGAAACTATGTTGCCTCCGTCAGTGAAGATAGTGCACGTATCTGGTCATCAGACGGACAATGCATAAGTGAATTGCATTCAACCGGAAACAAGTTCcaatcatgcatatttcatccGGAATATCATAACCTCTTAGTTATTGGTGGTTATCAG TCCCTGGAATTGTGGAGTCCCGCTGAGAGCAGTAAAACATGGGCTGTTCATGCTCACAAGGGATTAATTGCTGGACTAGCAGATTCTCCCGAAAATGAAATGGTTGCCTCAGCTAGCCATGATCATTGCGTGAAACTATGGAAATGA
- the LOC100816007 gene encoding transcriptional corepressor LEUNIG isoform X2: MAMPPIDRWDADKILRLYLHDYMVKRGMHNAAEIFKKEAQVPDHPVYSVVDSPDGFLHEWWSIFYEVFTSRQGKDQETGQGSSSKLVPMMTQNARNDAPPKIPQISMSEHRTPQFQVNSSFNNMMTQPAVCVIPSIMYNKEERLGYLPENVEPSLHDVINSNLTFLSGTSSNYPLQDVVGKQAQKQVFKDSGIGMSVERDIPRDPLDVMQKSMLPLDGLHETKANEALNIVPLNGWPINNQVLTSSLQPPNCRQKCQMLKTQNQDAILAQAIAGTSKNQTSTVPENSSKCNTTKISEIESSDKDKQMINQMITTVEHQHQQDQQIQAQSQNVENNKKTKTTEFIRPRESAQNCEDTANGKPMDENVESFLSLENEHADHKIAPFSNLKRTSATCRNEKKGFSFEEVGCLHSSKSKVLSSHFSSDGKVLASAGHEKKVFIWNMENFDCVTTTETHSLLVTDVRFRSGSTIFATSSFDRSVRLWDAARPTSSLLKLTGHAEQVMSLDFHPRKVDLLCSCDSNDVIRLWNINQGVCMHISKGGSKQVRFQPCFGKFLATATGNNIKIFDVETDSLLYNLEGHVKDVRSICWDKNGNYVASVSEDSARIWSSDGQCISELHSTGNKFQSCIFHPEYHNLLVIGGYQSLELWSPAESSKTWAVHAHKGLIAGLADSPENEMVASASHDHCVKLWK, from the exons ATGGCCATGCCTCCCATTGATCGCTGGGACGCTGATAAAAT ACTTCGATTATATTTGCATGATTATATGGTCAAAAGGGGAATGCACAACGCCGCTGAGATTTTCAAGAAGGAAGCACAAGTTCCCGATCACCCTGTTT ATTCAGTGGTTGATTCTCCAGATGGATTCCTGCATGAATGGTGGTCTATTTTCTATGAGGTATTTACCTCTAGGCAAGGGAAGGACCAAGAGACCGGGCAAGGGTCCTCTAGTAAGCTG GTCCCAATGATGACACAAAACGCAAGGAATGATGCTCCTCCTAAAATCCCTCAAATATCAATGAGTGAGCACAGAACTCCACAATTTCAAGTCAACTCCAGCTTTAACAACATGATGACTCAACCAGCCGTTTGTGTAATTCCTTCAATAATGTACAATAAAGAAGAGCGTCTTGGATATCTGCCCGAAAATGTTGAACCAAGTTTGCATGATGTTATAAATAGTAACCTGACGTTCTTGTCAGGGACTAGTTCAAA TTATCCACTGCAAGATGTAGTAGGCAAGCAGGCCCAGAAGCAAGTCTTTAAG gaTAGTGGAATTGGCATGAGTGTGGAGAGGGATATACCTAGGGACCCACTGGATGTAATGCAAAAATCAATGCTTCCTTTAGATGGACTTCATGAAACAA AAGCCAATGAAGCTCTCAATATAGTACCACTAAATGGATGGCCAATAAAT AACCAAGTACTAACTTCATCTTTGCAACCACCAAATTGTCGACAGAAGTGTCAAATGTTGAAAACGCAAAATCAGGATGCAATCCTTGCTCAAGCAATTGCAGGTACTTCAAAAAATCAGACTTCCACAGTTCCTGAAAACTCTAGCAAATGCAATACAACGAAGATTTCTGAGATTGAATCAAGTGATAAGGATAAGCAG ATGATAAACCAAATGATTACAACTGTAGAACATCAACACCAGCAGGATCAACAAATTCAGGCGCAATCCCAGAATGTTGAG aataacaaaaaaacaaagacaaCAGAATTCATAAGACCTAGAGAAAGTGCCCAG AACTGTGAGGATACAGCCAATGGAAAACCCATGGATGAAAATGTGGAGTCTTTCCTGTCTTTAGAAAATGAACATGCTGATCATAAAATTGCACCTTTCAGCAATCTGAAACGAACTTCAGCTACAtgcagaaatgaaaagaaag GTTTTTCTTTCGAAGAGGTTGGTTGCCTTCATTCAAGCAAAAGCAAGGTTTTGTCTAGCCATTTTTCATCAGATGGAAAAGTTTTGGCAAGTGCTGGACATGAGAAGAAG GTTTTCATTTGGAACATGGAAAATTTTGATTGTGTAACTACTACAGAAACACATTCACTTCTTGTTACAGATGTTAGGTTTAGATCAGGTTCAACTATCTTTGCAACTTCTTCCTTTGATAGATCTGTGAGACTATGGGATGCTGCCAGA CCAACCAGTTCTCTGCTCAAACTTACTGGGCATGCCGAACAAGTAATGTCATTGGACTTCcacccaagaaaagtggacctTCTTTGCTCATGTGATAGCAACGATGTAATTCGACTGTGGAATATCAATCAAGGTGTTTGCATGCATATATCTAAG GGAGGTAGTAAACAGGTCAGGTTCCAGCCTTGTTTTGGGAAGTTTTTGGCTACTGCCACAggaaataatatcaaaatatttgatGTGGAGACCGACAGTCTTCTGTACAATCTAGAG GGACATGTTAAAGATGTTCGTTCCATTTGTTGGGATAAAAATGGAAACTATGTTGCCTCCGTCAGTGAAGATAGTGCACGTATCTGGTCATCAGACGGACAATGCATAAGTGAATTGCATTCAACCGGAAACAAGTTCcaatcatgcatatttcatccGGAATATCATAACCTCTTAGTTATTGGTGGTTATCAG TCCCTGGAATTGTGGAGTCCCGCTGAGAGCAGTAAAACATGGGCTGTTCATGCTCACAAGGGATTAATTGCTGGACTAGCAGATTCTCCCGAAAATGAAATGGTTGCCTCAGCTAGCCATGATCATTGCGTGAAACTATGGAAATGA
- the LOC100816007 gene encoding transcriptional corepressor LEUNIG isoform X4, translating into MAMPPIDRWDADKILRLYLHDYMVKRGMHNAAEIFKKEAQVPDHPVYGFLHEWWSIFYEVFTSRQGKDQETGQGSSSKLVPMMTQNARNDAPPKIPQISMSEHRTPQFQVNSSFNNMMTQPAVCVIPSIMYNKEERLGYLPENVEPSLHDVINSNLTFLSGTSSNYPLQDVVGKQAQKQVFKDSGIGMSVERDIPRDPLDVMQKSMLPLDGLHETKANEALNIVPLNGWPINNQVLTSSLQPPNCRQKCQMLKTQNQDAILAQAIAGTSKNQTSTVPENSSKCNTTKISEIESSDKDKQMINQMITTVEHQHQQDQQIQAQSQNVENNKKTKTTEFIRPRESAQNCEDTANGKPMDENVESFLSLENEHADHKIAPFSNLKRTSATCRNEKKGFSFEEVGCLHSSKSKVLSSHFSSDGKVLASAGHEKKVFIWNMENFDCVTTTETHSLLVTDVRFRSGSTIFATSSFDRSVRLWDAARPTSSLLKLTGHAEQVMSLDFHPRKVDLLCSCDSNDVIRLWNINQGVCMHISKGGSKQVRFQPCFGKFLATATGNNIKIFDVETDSLLYNLEGHVKDVRSICWDKNGNYVASVSEDSARIWSSDGQCISELHSTGNKFQSCIFHPEYHNLLVIGGYQSLELWSPAESSKTWAVHAHKGLIAGLADSPENEMVASASHDHCVKLWK; encoded by the exons ATGGCCATGCCTCCCATTGATCGCTGGGACGCTGATAAAAT ACTTCGATTATATTTGCATGATTATATGGTCAAAAGGGGAATGCACAACGCCGCTGAGATTTTCAAGAAGGAAGCACAAGTTCCCGATCACCCTGTTT ATGGATTCCTGCATGAATGGTGGTCTATTTTCTATGAGGTATTTACCTCTAGGCAAGGGAAGGACCAAGAGACCGGGCAAGGGTCCTCTAGTAAGCTG GTCCCAATGATGACACAAAACGCAAGGAATGATGCTCCTCCTAAAATCCCTCAAATATCAATGAGTGAGCACAGAACTCCACAATTTCAAGTCAACTCCAGCTTTAACAACATGATGACTCAACCAGCCGTTTGTGTAATTCCTTCAATAATGTACAATAAAGAAGAGCGTCTTGGATATCTGCCCGAAAATGTTGAACCAAGTTTGCATGATGTTATAAATAGTAACCTGACGTTCTTGTCAGGGACTAGTTCAAA TTATCCACTGCAAGATGTAGTAGGCAAGCAGGCCCAGAAGCAAGTCTTTAAG gaTAGTGGAATTGGCATGAGTGTGGAGAGGGATATACCTAGGGACCCACTGGATGTAATGCAAAAATCAATGCTTCCTTTAGATGGACTTCATGAAACAA AAGCCAATGAAGCTCTCAATATAGTACCACTAAATGGATGGCCAATAAAT AACCAAGTACTAACTTCATCTTTGCAACCACCAAATTGTCGACAGAAGTGTCAAATGTTGAAAACGCAAAATCAGGATGCAATCCTTGCTCAAGCAATTGCAGGTACTTCAAAAAATCAGACTTCCACAGTTCCTGAAAACTCTAGCAAATGCAATACAACGAAGATTTCTGAGATTGAATCAAGTGATAAGGATAAGCAG ATGATAAACCAAATGATTACAACTGTAGAACATCAACACCAGCAGGATCAACAAATTCAGGCGCAATCCCAGAATGTTGAG aataacaaaaaaacaaagacaaCAGAATTCATAAGACCTAGAGAAAGTGCCCAG AACTGTGAGGATACAGCCAATGGAAAACCCATGGATGAAAATGTGGAGTCTTTCCTGTCTTTAGAAAATGAACATGCTGATCATAAAATTGCACCTTTCAGCAATCTGAAACGAACTTCAGCTACAtgcagaaatgaaaagaaag GTTTTTCTTTCGAAGAGGTTGGTTGCCTTCATTCAAGCAAAAGCAAGGTTTTGTCTAGCCATTTTTCATCAGATGGAAAAGTTTTGGCAAGTGCTGGACATGAGAAGAAG GTTTTCATTTGGAACATGGAAAATTTTGATTGTGTAACTACTACAGAAACACATTCACTTCTTGTTACAGATGTTAGGTTTAGATCAGGTTCAACTATCTTTGCAACTTCTTCCTTTGATAGATCTGTGAGACTATGGGATGCTGCCAGA CCAACCAGTTCTCTGCTCAAACTTACTGGGCATGCCGAACAAGTAATGTCATTGGACTTCcacccaagaaaagtggacctTCTTTGCTCATGTGATAGCAACGATGTAATTCGACTGTGGAATATCAATCAAGGTGTTTGCATGCATATATCTAAG GGAGGTAGTAAACAGGTCAGGTTCCAGCCTTGTTTTGGGAAGTTTTTGGCTACTGCCACAggaaataatatcaaaatatttgatGTGGAGACCGACAGTCTTCTGTACAATCTAGAG GGACATGTTAAAGATGTTCGTTCCATTTGTTGGGATAAAAATGGAAACTATGTTGCCTCCGTCAGTGAAGATAGTGCACGTATCTGGTCATCAGACGGACAATGCATAAGTGAATTGCATTCAACCGGAAACAAGTTCcaatcatgcatatttcatccGGAATATCATAACCTCTTAGTTATTGGTGGTTATCAG TCCCTGGAATTGTGGAGTCCCGCTGAGAGCAGTAAAACATGGGCTGTTCATGCTCACAAGGGATTAATTGCTGGACTAGCAGATTCTCCCGAAAATGAAATGGTTGCCTCAGCTAGCCATGATCATTGCGTGAAACTATGGAAATGA
- the LOC100816007 gene encoding transcriptional corepressor LEUNIG isoform X6 has translation MAMPPIDRWDADKILRLYLHDYMVKRGMHNAAEIFKKEAQVPDHPVYMNFLDSVVDSPDGFLHEWWSIFYEVFTSRQGKDQETGQGSSSKLVPMMTQNARNDAPPKIPQISMSEHRTPQFQVNSSFNNMMTQPAVCVIPSIMYNKEERLGYLPENVEPSLHDVINSNLTFLSGTSSNYPLQDVVGKQAQKQVFKDSGIGMSVERDIPRDPLDVMQKSMLPLDGLHETKANEALNIVPLNGWPINCQMLKTQNQDAILAQAIAGTSKNQTSTVPENSSKCNTTKISEIESSDKDKQMINQMITTVEHQHQQDQQIQAQSQNVENNKKTKTTEFIRPRESAQNCEDTANGKPMDENVESFLSLENEHADHKIAPFSNLKRTSATCRNEKKGFSFEEVGCLHSSKSKVLSSHFSSDGKVLASAGHEKKVFIWNMENFDCVTTTETHSLLVTDVRFRSGSTIFATSSFDRSVRLWDAARPTSSLLKLTGHAEQVMSLDFHPRKVDLLCSCDSNDVIRLWNINQGVCMHISKGGSKQVRFQPCFGKFLATATGNNIKIFDVETDSLLYNLEGHVKDVRSICWDKNGNYVASVSEDSARIWSSDGQCISELHSTGNKFQSCIFHPEYHNLLVIGGYQSLELWSPAESSKTWAVHAHKGLIAGLADSPENEMVASASHDHCVKLWK, from the exons ATGGCCATGCCTCCCATTGATCGCTGGGACGCTGATAAAAT ACTTCGATTATATTTGCATGATTATATGGTCAAAAGGGGAATGCACAACGCCGCTGAGATTTTCAAGAAGGAAGCACAAGTTCCCGATCACCCTGTTT ACATGAATTTTTTAGATTCAGTGGTTGATTCTCCAGATGGATTCCTGCATGAATGGTGGTCTATTTTCTATGAGGTATTTACCTCTAGGCAAGGGAAGGACCAAGAGACCGGGCAAGGGTCCTCTAGTAAGCTG GTCCCAATGATGACACAAAACGCAAGGAATGATGCTCCTCCTAAAATCCCTCAAATATCAATGAGTGAGCACAGAACTCCACAATTTCAAGTCAACTCCAGCTTTAACAACATGATGACTCAACCAGCCGTTTGTGTAATTCCTTCAATAATGTACAATAAAGAAGAGCGTCTTGGATATCTGCCCGAAAATGTTGAACCAAGTTTGCATGATGTTATAAATAGTAACCTGACGTTCTTGTCAGGGACTAGTTCAAA TTATCCACTGCAAGATGTAGTAGGCAAGCAGGCCCAGAAGCAAGTCTTTAAG gaTAGTGGAATTGGCATGAGTGTGGAGAGGGATATACCTAGGGACCCACTGGATGTAATGCAAAAATCAATGCTTCCTTTAGATGGACTTCATGAAACAA AAGCCAATGAAGCTCTCAATATAGTACCACTAAATGGATGGCCAATAAAT TGTCAAATGTTGAAAACGCAAAATCAGGATGCAATCCTTGCTCAAGCAATTGCAGGTACTTCAAAAAATCAGACTTCCACAGTTCCTGAAAACTCTAGCAAATGCAATACAACGAAGATTTCTGAGATTGAATCAAGTGATAAGGATAAGCAG ATGATAAACCAAATGATTACAACTGTAGAACATCAACACCAGCAGGATCAACAAATTCAGGCGCAATCCCAGAATGTTGAG aataacaaaaaaacaaagacaaCAGAATTCATAAGACCTAGAGAAAGTGCCCAG AACTGTGAGGATACAGCCAATGGAAAACCCATGGATGAAAATGTGGAGTCTTTCCTGTCTTTAGAAAATGAACATGCTGATCATAAAATTGCACCTTTCAGCAATCTGAAACGAACTTCAGCTACAtgcagaaatgaaaagaaag GTTTTTCTTTCGAAGAGGTTGGTTGCCTTCATTCAAGCAAAAGCAAGGTTTTGTCTAGCCATTTTTCATCAGATGGAAAAGTTTTGGCAAGTGCTGGACATGAGAAGAAG GTTTTCATTTGGAACATGGAAAATTTTGATTGTGTAACTACTACAGAAACACATTCACTTCTTGTTACAGATGTTAGGTTTAGATCAGGTTCAACTATCTTTGCAACTTCTTCCTTTGATAGATCTGTGAGACTATGGGATGCTGCCAGA CCAACCAGTTCTCTGCTCAAACTTACTGGGCATGCCGAACAAGTAATGTCATTGGACTTCcacccaagaaaagtggacctTCTTTGCTCATGTGATAGCAACGATGTAATTCGACTGTGGAATATCAATCAAGGTGTTTGCATGCATATATCTAAG GGAGGTAGTAAACAGGTCAGGTTCCAGCCTTGTTTTGGGAAGTTTTTGGCTACTGCCACAggaaataatatcaaaatatttgatGTGGAGACCGACAGTCTTCTGTACAATCTAGAG GGACATGTTAAAGATGTTCGTTCCATTTGTTGGGATAAAAATGGAAACTATGTTGCCTCCGTCAGTGAAGATAGTGCACGTATCTGGTCATCAGACGGACAATGCATAAGTGAATTGCATTCAACCGGAAACAAGTTCcaatcatgcatatttcatccGGAATATCATAACCTCTTAGTTATTGGTGGTTATCAG TCCCTGGAATTGTGGAGTCCCGCTGAGAGCAGTAAAACATGGGCTGTTCATGCTCACAAGGGATTAATTGCTGGACTAGCAGATTCTCCCGAAAATGAAATGGTTGCCTCAGCTAGCCATGATCATTGCGTGAAACTATGGAAATGA